One part of the Salinivirga cyanobacteriivorans genome encodes these proteins:
- a CDS encoding IS256 family transposase → MMFTKKQTEEVLSKFISRENGLHDVMEMVLNAMMYSEREAFLSGAKSNKGNGYRPLSALGHGHQLELQVPRDRLSQFTPKILAIFREQESYLKEVSFKLYSKGLTTRDISSVMDTIYGGHYCKSKISDISTSFYDQMQAWRNRELDSHYLALYIDGLHVKLKRGNKYETECFYIILGLREDFKREVISIVNFPVESANSWEIIFDQIKARGIETVGIIISDALSGIDKSIAKKFSCPHQKCILHLQRNLLSYVRMSDKKEVANDFREVLSAADPHHNKAIAVSKFKEFKEKWRKKYRSFGQYLDNLDIYPYLTFLDYDVRIRRMLYTTNWIERFNKSARRTLKIRGALPSEEAVLSLITSVAKEQTEGHYSYPIYNFRYEEKLLANKY, encoded by the coding sequence ATGGAGATGGTCTTAAATGCAATGATGTATTCAGAACGGGAAGCCTTTCTGTCAGGAGCAAAAAGCAACAAGGGAAATGGTTACAGACCCCTAAGTGCCTTAGGTCATGGACACCAACTTGAGCTGCAAGTCCCTAGAGATCGCTTAAGTCAATTTACTCCAAAAATATTAGCTATATTTCGAGAACAAGAATCTTACTTAAAAGAAGTCTCCTTTAAGCTATATTCAAAAGGTTTAACCACGCGTGATATATCCTCAGTCATGGATACCATTTATGGCGGACATTATTGTAAAAGTAAGATTAGTGATATTAGTACCAGTTTTTATGATCAAATGCAAGCATGGAGAAACAGAGAACTGGACTCCCATTATCTTGCACTTTATATTGACGGCCTTCATGTAAAATTAAAAAGAGGAAATAAATATGAAACAGAATGTTTTTATATCATTCTTGGCTTGCGTGAAGATTTTAAGCGAGAAGTCATATCTATCGTTAATTTTCCCGTAGAATCAGCTAATTCATGGGAAATAATATTTGATCAAATCAAAGCAAGAGGAATAGAGACTGTTGGTATTATAATATCAGACGCTCTAAGCGGTATTGATAAGAGCATAGCAAAAAAATTTAGTTGCCCGCATCAGAAATGCATTTTACACTTGCAACGTAACCTATTAAGTTATGTCCGCATGAGTGATAAAAAAGAGGTTGCTAATGACTTTAGAGAAGTTCTCAGTGCTGCTGATCCGCACCATAACAAAGCTATAGCTGTGTCAAAATTTAAAGAATTTAAAGAAAAATGGCGAAAGAAATACAGGTCTTTTGGGCAATATCTTGATAACCTGGATATTTACCCATATTTAACCTTTTTAGATTACGATGTCAGAATACGTCGTATGCTTTATACGACCAACTGGATAGAGCGATTTAATAAAAGCGCCAGAAGAACATTGAAAATAAGAGGTGCATTACCATCTGAAGAGGCAGTTCTATCACTGATAACAAGTGTGGCAAAAGAACAAACAGAGGGTCATTACTCATATCCTATTTATAATTTTAGATATGAAGAAAAACTATTAGCAAACAAATATTAA